GCCATCGATCCGTCAGTTCGTCTGCGGTGGCGGGTGATGCTTCTGGTGATAGACGAcagcgtgcgcgtgtgtttatACGTATGAGTGGGAGTCAATAGTGCAGATATGGCCGTGTTTTACTCCAGTCTGTGGATTGTGATAGAACATTAAAGCCGGGAATGTTATTTTCAGTGGGTTTCTTGCCTAACTTGACTGCATGAATTTGATTTTTAGGGAGAACTGATGAACATTTTTGGCAccttttaaaaatcaacatCAGAGTGCAGCTGCTTGACTGTAACGTTTATGCTCATAAATGGCTGAAATGTAAATGCTCGTCATTTACGTGCTGCCATTCAAAAGTATTTGCAGTTCGGTTCCAGCGATTATGATTTATGATGTCAGCGCTGGCTTTAATAATTTAACAACTACTGAGTGGATTGTTGTTCGCTCTCGTTAAGTCCGCcattcattttgtcatttctttggCAGGATCACAGAATCCGTTTTTTGCTTCCGTTTGGCAGGAGACGTCCTGGGTGAAgcgaggaggaggctgctgttATTCTGTGTTCACCAGCAGCACAAGTGTGATTGTTACAGCAGAGATTCACTCAAAcccttttattcattcatttctactTGCACTGCTGCTGtgatgaggagatgaggaacAGGTGAGACCGTCAGGTGATCCGGGGATCGGTCGGACGAACAGGTGGTTTAAAAGGAAGTGATCACACGGCACAAAagtttgttgtattttctttatctGCATGTGGCACAGATTGTTGGTTTGTGTCTGCACATGAAAAACGATCAATTTGGACTTTAATCTTCCTCGACTTGATCCTGAAGAGAGGATTCTTGCAgcagtaaaaaataaactaaatcatAACAGGAAATAACAAATATCTGTGGACACGATGACTGAAAATTGTTATTGTTCCCTGAAGGACATAAATCTTATAATGTGTGCTTTATCCAGAGCAAAAGCCTGTTTTAGCTTCCATTCTCCAGCTGATCAAAGAGGCTTTTAAATAGTTTATTTCACTTAACAAGTAGGAGAATTGTATAAACACATTAAAGGAGCAGATTTGCAGATGAAGACTTTCTATCAACAGGAAAGTTACACAtttgaaaatgaacaaaagctgTCTGACAACAAGGGGAGTAGAAGTTTTCTGTTTGTACTGTTTTTGCTGATTGTTTTGAAGATGGACGAGGGGGGACGGTGACCCATGATGCATCATGGGAAGCAGTAATCTGTTTCAGACGAGTCTTATACAGAAATATTTATAAgtaacatatttaaaaataataatgttctgATCTCAAAATGAGGACAGCATTGTTTGCATCATGTAACATTTCTAAACCAGTAAATAATTGCCAGATGTTTGATCTTTTCTTGATTTGCAGATAATAAAGGATCTTACACGCAGGTTTAAAAGTTTACATCTTTGTACTTTTAAATGATATGTAATTAAAACATGAAGAAGAATAACTTCCATCACTACCGACAGCAAGAGAACCCAGATGGAAATATTCCTCTGAGGTCACCCCAGAGCTCTGCTCTCCTCTGGATCATCGGTGAGATGTTTGTGGACCTTGACTGGAGTCCACCTGGGGTAAATGAATCTGATTGGACACAATTTAGAaatggccacacacacacacacacgcacgcatgcgcACACACTCTGCTAAGGAACACATCTGGATGTGGTTGCATGTTAGAAAAATCTTATCttaaattattttgtaaaaataagggttttttttgtcgtaatgggaaaaaataaatcatttcattAAAGATAATGAAATATTGATGCTGATCTGAATCTTTCAACTGATCTGCTGTCTGCACGTTCTCTGCAATTCTGAAGGTTTTCCAAATAGATTATAATTCTCTATTAAGTATACAAACAGTTCATATTCATACTCAAAGTGCATCGCTTTCAGGTTGATATATTTGCGAATGTGACGGGTTAAAAATTTCTCAATGTTTGACTCGTGAATTGATACCAGCTGCCATTCAAGAGCCGACCACTAGGTGGTGCTGCAGGACACGTTATGATTGTTCATGTTATGACCAAGTTCATTTAGAATCCTTTCTGCGGTGTTTTTTGTCCTACCTAGTGATACTGAACTTATTACTAGGTATCGTCTTTATTAATACTTACctggaaaaaaggaaatatctATAGCAACTAAAATAGCAAAAGCTATTTGGAAATTACTTTccaattcaaatgtatttctaacAATCTGATTCACTGAGAGAAAGAAAGTCCGTCaagtcagttaaaaaaaagaaagaactcaAAGACTTTTGGGTGGTGATATATATTTCTCAAGGTttacaaataacattttttaaatgtggcaTAGTACATTACACATTATTTCCAGagagcaaaataaatatattgcaCTTAAAATTCATCAAAACAACAATCCCGTTCGTATTACGTCGTACAAAAACAAACGTCTTGTTtaaaaaagggatttttttaaGGACTCTACGTGCGGTTCAAAAGGGGAAAGAGTTTTACTTTGACACTGATGAAAATCAACATTCTGATAACATTCTGATCTTATGAACTTATACAATCCTCATTTCCAAAGCAAAGAGAAAAATGACAAGAtactttgattgattgattcaatAAACAGGTTAAATGCACAACATGCACGGGCTCGGACCACAACATGTGCACCTATTTCACTGCTTTAGACGGGCTCGTTCttgctataaaaaaaaataaatggattgaACAATCGGCCAATTGATGAACAATATATTTGATGAGGATCCCTTGAGGATGaggaatttaaaaacaattaaaaagcaaacaTAATTGTTAAGTTGTTGCCGCCCCCCAAATAACTTTTACATATGCACAACAAACTGCATAAAGAAAGTATTTAAATAACCTTTAACATATTTTTGGAATTTCTCCACATCAGTTTCAGTCTGAGTCTAGTTCTTAGAACTCGGTTACAGACACCTGACTGACGGCAATTTgcactctgagctgctggattgGAAATGTATCTTCATGATGAAGTGTGTTCCAAAACAACAGCAGTAACCGTATCACGCATTTCTTCATAtatcattcaaataaatgacTCCGTCCTCGCCTCCGGGGgagctgcacagacacactaagcgGAGTTCGGCAGCTCCCagcctcctctttcctcttcctcttcttctaggCATTACTTCCAGGTGCGGACGCCCTGTCGACACGCCGCCATGGATCAGCCCGCTAACACCTGCTGATAGGCTGACCGGCTTAAAAAGGCCGCCATGTTTCTCCACACGTGCTGAGGCCCATTTGCAGCAAAACAGATGAAGTCACGCGGCCAGAGAGGAACGCTTGATCCTACCAGTGGGGATAGATCGATGAACGAATGAGTTCAGAAAACAGGACCGGTTTGGTGGATGAAATTGTTTTCAGTTTATTTCCTCTCTGCCGCGCGGTTTGAATCTCGCgaggccttttttttatcaggaATTCATACGAAAAGCTCTCCAAGCCAGCAGGTGTTTTAACTGTCCGTTCAGAAACTCATCGGCCATGATTACCGAGCAGGTCGCTGTAGGACCAAAGGGGGAGATTAGCAAAGTTCTCCGAAGAGAAGTTGGACATAAACAGTCCcacatgattttcttttttttttaaactaaagctAAACTAGCTAGCATGGCAAAGATATGGGATGGGGAGGAGAACAAGAGCTGAAATGAGGCTTCCATCCACAGTCTACATCTAGTGGGTCAGAATTACCAAAGTGCATCCTGAGGAGAAATATTTGTTGGGTTATCCACAGTTTGCTTtgaaattaattgttttttttaagcgttTTTACATGCTGGTGTGACCGGACCGTCAGAGGATGCACAGATTCTCAGAACTCAATCGTCACATATTATTCCATATAAAGTTTACCCAGCGTGTTTGTCTACTGCTGTCAGCATGCGTCCtatgatttcttctttttttctttttgcgcaATAAGAATTTTCCTATGAATACATTTTGCAATTCCATCTTTGTACAATGCATTTTACCATGAGAGTGAAGTTTGATTTGCACACACGAGCTGGCTTTCAATAAAACGGAAGAAAGTCACAGACGGTTCACATACTTGTACCAAGCCAACACTGTAGCATCACAATTGTCTCTCCGAAAATGTTAAAGGGTCAGACGGCAACCCGGCCTCTTTAAAGCCTCGGTGGCGTCCCTGCCGGGACTTTGACACCTTTTACAGGGTTCTTCTAAATATCGTTTCAAACGAGTTTAAATTGAGCCTCCACTTTCTGTTCCTCAGGGGGGACGAGACCAAACCTGCTCCTCGTGTCGTTTGGAACAGTTTGTTTTGAGGTTGCAGGAGTTTGTACAATGCCGCTGAAGTGTTCTCTTCGCCTGCAGGTGAACTATTTACAGAGACCAGGGGGGGCGATACAAACAGGATGAGGAGGGATGAGCCGGAGTGGAGAAGCAACTGGCTGCACCGGCTTGGGGGTCGGAGAGAAGgtcgtccctctcctccccggGACGCAGTCATACGAAGGGCGTCATGACCGTGGAGGAGTGCCGCAGTCCCTGGATGGCGGCGTAGGGCCCCTGCTGGAAGTAGTGGTGGTAGCGGGGCATGTGGAAGGAGGGGAAGGACGGCCCGCTGCCCTGCATGCTTCCGGCCAGGGCGGTGGGCGTCAGCGGCATGCCCAGCCGGCTGTAGGGGGGCAGGGAGCCTTGGATGGGGTGGGGCAGGGAGCCGGCGCCGGCGCCCATGGCCGAAAGGGACTGCGGGTGCTGGAAGCCCGAGAAGCCCGAAGTGGTGGTGACCCAGGAGCTCAGGGAGAGGTTGTCTGAGGCGCTGAAGGCGGAGCCTGCAGGAGACATGGTACAGATGTATGAAACGAGGGTCCTACATACCCCTTTTTGCCGAATACAGCGTCCAGAAAAAAGGTGCACAGATGCACAAAAACTGCTGTGTGTCTTTTACACTTATTTGCAGCCAGTATTTAAAGATTTGCACTCAGGCGGACCTGGAACTGAGTCCAATATTTAGCAATGGACAGGACAGAATGTTCCTTTTGTTCTATATTATGGGGATTTGTTGACAACAAGTTCTTATGCTGCTCTGGTCATAGGACCCCCACCCGCTTCGACCCTGTGTGGGTGCTAAGGAGATCCGGGGCGGATGTGAAGGCCTCTCACCTCGGGTGTGTCCGCCGAGTCCGTCCTCGCCCAGGTTCTCCTCGTCGCCGGCGTAGGTTCGGATCGGCGACCGGGCGTACGAGTGCTTGTGGATCAGATTCTCAACACTTTCCCTGCAGCAAAAGTTCAAGAGAGAGCCCCAAAataaatctctttttttccacgtTAGTTTTTCAAATTTTAATTTGTCAAATTGTGATCACGCAAATACAATTTCAATTAATTTAGAaaactgaattgaattgaaactgTTTTCCTTTCACCGATCATGGAGTTTATGCTTTTACAttcttatttattctttaaaattgtgttttataCAACAGTGTCGCAAACTGGGGTCACAGACTTTCAGTGTGAGCAAGCTGCAGATTTCTTTGCATTTACGTAATATTTTTCTGACATTTCTGAACATTCTGTTTGTGCAGACTGTGCATGTAGTattctctgtgtatgtgtgtgtgtgtgtgtgtgtgtgttcacatcccACAAAGTGCATTGGCTCATTTGAGTCTTGTCAGATCGCACTTCTCAAAGACAGTGACACAAATTGTTGGGGAGGTAGtgagcatttgtgtgtgtgtgtgtgtgtgtgtgtgagtgggtggaCAGGCAAGTGGTCTGCATCATGCGAGCCATGCGTCCACATTACGCAGCCCCGCCCCTCCAATTAGGTTAGGAAAGTGCAATATCTGTCAGCAGAGgagtacaaatgtgtgtgtttttatcagcACCGGGCCTCTTCGGCACAGAGGCCACAGCAAACTCCCACAATGCACGGCAGAGCAGGAGGGAGGCAAGcaaggagtgagggagggagagagtgcgtgtgtgtgggtgtgggtgtgtgtggggggggttagtgAGCCATGCTGGTTTCAATCAGTCACAGCAGCCAATTGAATTATATTGTGTTTTAGTGCAGTGGCCGACTCCAGCCTAATGTGATTTCTGCAGCTCCCCGAAGATCAATTGATCAGGTCTAATTCACAGCcctcaaaaagagaaagacagagaggggggggggggggggggtctggctcGGATTTGGTCATCTCTGGTTTGGGATGTTTGATCGAGGGAAATGGGCAGATGGTTTGATTTTGTCAGCTGATTTTGGCCGTAGTGCCGGAATCAGGAATTAcgagaagtgtgtgttttggcagcGTCCATAAAAATCCTTTAGATGGGgatttgtatctgtgtgtgtgtgtgtgtgtggcatccgTTTCATGTCAACTATGGCAcaatacataatacatacacacacctacacaattAGAGTGAGGGGGAACGATAGAAAGATACAATAAAGGTATGAAAGAaaactgcagagaaaaggagtaaaaaagaccaaaagaaaGACAGGAATGATTGAATTGAAGAGAAATAGAAGACTTTGGGGAGAGCTGAGGAAAGGACAGAAAACCAGAAGAGAaggcaggaagaggagacaaGACTGAAAGAAAGACATCGGGAACGACTGAGAGAAGATGGAAATGAGAAGACGCGGTGGATGAGAAAATAACGAAAGAaggtgagggggaggaaagagagaaaatgacaaacaatgaaGACTATACTAGAAAGGAAGAATTAAAGAGAAAGGACAACAAGGCGGAAGGGACGACTGCGAATGATTGGACGGCGAGAAgacgagaagagaagagaagagaagcaaaACAGGAGCAGAAAGATGAACAATGTGAGaaggaaaacaataaataaacgaTAGCAAGGACAGGTGATGGAGCGCGTGACATGAAATCATCacaagagacaaacaaacacacaagcttcacacacagacacacactcagtgcaGGACCCAGAAGCCCCTGTACCTCTCCATGTCCGTCAGCCGAGACGAGTCCCTGAAACCTTTGGCGAACGGGTTGCTGTCGATCTTCAGTTTGGTGATCTGGGAACAGCGGAGAGAAGTGTTGATGTGCGAGTGTCTCCTTGTTAATAATAATCTTTAACTGCCTTTTCATACGAATACTATTACTTAAATGCAGGACTTTTGCTCCTAATAACTACTTTACCCTGAGATCTGCCCCTCGGATACCTCTTATATGTAACTTAAATATGTATCTGACCATCTCCAATAAAAACTGTCCTATGGCCGATATTACAGCTGCCGTTCGGTATTGAAGGTTTAGTAGATGCCTTCATATCTGTCTGGACTTCCAATCGGTTGAATAAAACGATCAAAATGGAGCTGGCGccactttttttaatttataaaatGTGTCTGAAATCCAACATTTGGCAGTTGATccagaagaaagaaatgtttcCCTCACCAGCTGGTTCTGATAGGCCGTGACGGCGGTGAAGACCGTCTCCACAAACACGAAGGTGCGGAACTCCTCGGACTTGAGGTTGAGCAGCGAGGCGGTGTGCTCCTTCTTCTTGATGATGTGGACCCGCGGCTGGTACTTGTGCATGGAGTTTAGGATGATCTGCAGAGGACAAGCAGAGCCCCAATCAACGACCATCAACGGTTCAACCGCCGCCCTGCCAGGGGCCGCCAACACACGGACGCCACCGTGAAATACTTCAGTCATTGGGAGACCTCGCCTCATTATGGAGGAGTTTTTTTCTCTATATGATGTTTTATGGGCTAAATTattaaaaagtaatgaaaaaataatcaacATTCTATTTTCCTAAAGtctacaaaaataattaaagtgCAGTCTCCTTTTTGCATTGATTAGACATGTTGGCAAACTAGACTTAAAGTCCTCCAACAAAAGGTCGATTTCTACATTTAGGAATCAATCAACAATCTGCTGATGAAGACCAAGTGATATGAGGGACAGCGCATAGAGACTTCACGTTGAGGCAGGTTTTCTGATTTATTTAGAAACATGTTCAAGACCTTTATCATTTTATTCCTGCtattttgtatttcataaatacattaaaatattgTCAATAAATGAACTAAATAAAGGGAATATAATGAAAAGTAAAACATctatgaataaatattgaaattaaaCTGCAACAGCAGAAATTTTTGAAGAATAGCTTATGTAAATTAATAACAAACAGAAGCTGTGTGATAAAAATACAATCAACCTAAGAAATTAACTCAAGTTATCAAATTATGGGaaatggagttttttttaattaattccgTTAGTTTAGCAGCAAAAAACCCTCCTTCTTGCCATTTAAAATATCTCTTTTTGGGAGGTATAAAGAAAACAttactattttttattttattacgaTTTAACCtcataaaatatttataaaaactGCTACAACTGTTTTTTGAAAATACTGATACTACTGattatcaataataaaaaaaggcttATACTGTAGTAtacaacatttgttttatttaatgtacTCATTTGTTTCATGTAAAATGTCAGGACCTATTTTCGGACTGCAACCaaagtgtgacacacacacaaaaacacagacacacacacacacacacaaaaacacagacaaaaacacaccctTCAAAATAATGCTCCCCTTGTTTCCCTGTCTGTGTGGCGTAATACTGGTTGAACGTTGGATGTTTCTTAGGTTGCTTGGCATGGTTCCTCCGGTGaaaggaggattaaaagaagctCTTTGCTCTTGTCCGGGGAGTAATTAAAATGTCACACAGGTCTTTAAACCTATCAAGAGACAAAGCTTTGTTTTGGGAATTTTATATGGCTCACTTACTGGCGAATCAACTTTTGACATGTTTAAACCTGCATTTTTGGTTGATATCCAAAACTAGACTACAACTTGTTAACTATAATAAATCACAAATCCACACTTGAACCTTTttaccagaagaaaaaaaacacacacagacacacacacacacatagtaccTGTATTAGCAATCGCCTCCTGATAACAtagaataatattatatattttttggaacAAAAGAGGAATAAAGGAAACGAGCGCTCACGTGTCCGTGTTGGTCCAGCTCGTTGTTGGTCAGTTTGACCTTCTCGAAGGAAACCATCTGCTTGACGAGCTGCTCTCCGGTGAACGGGGAGTCCGGATGGACGTACAACCTGAAGGACAGCGGATCACATGctgagctgtgattggctgagaggcGCCCAACAACCAATCAGCGCAATAACTGTTGCATATTACCAAAGAGGCTTTGGTCGTTGCCTGATGTTGTGAAGCATTCGTTACTTTTCGTTttttaaggttttttttaaggGTGTTTAAACATTGGAAACCCTGACaaggaaaaaactaaatacacttaatatgaaattaaataattgtattgGGAACAAAAGAGCAACACGGATGGGGATTATTAAAACAACTCACCAAAGATAGGCCACTTATTTGCTTTTTTGCTGCACGTGCTTAAATATTAGCACAGATTGCTGAAATCAGGCTTTTTAATTTGAGAGGGAAAACGTCGTCGCCGCGCCCTTAgattttcagaagaaaaacaccACCAAGGACACGGCCTGTGGTCGCTGCCTGAACAGGGACTGATGCTAAAGCAGTTTTATTGCACGGAACCGACATCTCCGTGACATAAATCAGCATCACGTGACTGTTCCCAGATGCTTCCTGGGCAGGATTTCATTATTGCATCGGTCTCCATTACGGCGCGTGGCCTCGCGCAGCTCTCCACGAGGTTGACGATGTTCATTTTTAGGAAcattttttaacagaaaatacaaaagtattCCACTTTCACGGGGCGAGACCGTTTCGTTTCTTATCAACGTTTCTTATTATCAACAAAGCTTTGATAATAATGTATTTACTTTGCTTTCATGTTTACAAATATATctgttgatatttttttttccatatttgcTTCTTATAGAAAGACGAAACGTGTCTTTATTCCGGCCATGGCGGCCTCTCGATGTGGATGAATAAGGAGGCTCACTgacggtgtgtatgtgtgtgtgtggggagggggggtacctTGCGGGAAGGGGAGGGTCGGCCTTGCCGGCCACCAGCCAGGAGGAACGGTGGTACGCGTACCGGTACCGTTTGTTGTCCACCGGGACGATGTCCATCAACACGATGTACTTGGAGTCTTGGTCCACCCCGGAGAAAGAGACCCGGATGGTGGGGAACATCCTCCTGATGACGCCGTGACACGTGATGTTAGGGATTGTATTATTATCGTAAATGTTggtatgcatttttattatccAATaagtatgccccccccccccccatccctctcccGCCCCCACCACCATATATCTCCTCCATCTCAGGGGAGactgatctgacaaatacagaAGAGTCAATACATTTCTTTTCTACAGTTATTTGTCCATTTTATTTGACTGAATACTTCCGACGAAGGGAAAACGAaaacaatttaaatttaaaaaagaaatgattactaaatgattattttttatcgCTTAGCCAAATTGATGTCTAAAATGACTCAAATGATCGAAATACCTTTCATAAttctttatttaataaattCTTCCCAGGTTGCTTAAGCTGCATGACCTCATTGTCCTTGATAGGCGCCACTCTGCTTCCGTATCCTCCATTCACACGTAGGCCACTTCGTGCAGAAATATGGTATTTATAGTGACTCATCTGAGTCTTTGCTTGATGCTTTCACTTCAGATTATGATCaaataattatttgttattattaatgtGTACATCCCGCCGTGGTGGACGCGTGCGTGTCCGTAATATGCTTGTAACCTTTAGCGTGCTCTTTTGTCCGCCGGATTTTAAGGTCAACGAAACCTCAGATTAAGACGCGTATCCATCAAACAACGAGACTAAACTCTTCAGGTCAGGTGCGTCTGAGGAAAACCCCCTGAGAGCTGCAGACTGAAAACGAGGCGGTGACCCTGAACGCCACATCAGGACAACAATCATCCTCTAACGAAATATATTTATAGGCATCTTTGTCATAAAAGGCCTCTTATCACTCGATATTCTTAAATTGGCATCAAATAATCAGATTTATCTACTTAAGAATGTTATGCATCAGTATTATGCATTAGagcattactattattattcttattatttactttttaaataatattgtatGGGAGTGGGAATCATGTGAATAATTAGAACGAAATACATGAAATGAAGCCGTTTACCTTCCGGACTTGGTGATGATCATCTCGGTTCCGAGCTCGTGAAATTTGTCCCACAGCTCTTTGGTCTCCAAACTGCACGAGATCTTCGCCATCTCCTCGCTCGGAATCCCGGGATTGGTGGGGATGAGCGGCTCCGTGCACACCGCGGGCGCGCCCCCGCTGAAGTCCCCGTGCCCGTCCAAGGAGGACAGGTCAGCCAGAGACTGCTGGTTGCAGGAGGACTTCTCCACAAATTGTTCTGTTTGTTGAAGCAAACGCAGAAATCAACAGATATGAGACTGATTGACATGAAATTAGAAATACATGCTGGTGACGGGAGTGTCTGTAgtcttcatttgaatatttccctCTGTTAttctcattattgttattatccaCACTGTTCCATACGTCAAATGATGAGTGATTAATAATATTTGAACCCTGAATTTTTCGTTTGTTTATTGTTAGGGGGGGATTTTAtgtaacaaatacaaataaatgaactgACTGTTCTAAAAGTGTGTTAttcttcttaaaaaaataaattataataataactatATTTGATGCAGCAACCACGCCGGGTGGATTTCTACAACACATGCCGGATTCAAATAACACATAAGTTTATTTTTtagcagaaaataaaataatattcaggCTCGGTCAACTGAGCTCTTCGGCCACATCCTCAACTTTTACACCTCGTgttttattgtatatttattaaaTAGTTTAACTTTCAAACAATCACAgttatttgtatatttgtttgtggGATTATGGGGATCAGTCACCTTATTTAGgctacatatttatatttatttgcagGTGCTACATTAGGAATCCTGGCCGCTGGTGTTTTTCACCACTGACAGTTTGTCCTAattaatttctttatttatttttccgtGTGTATTTACACTTGTGGATTATTGACAATGCATTTAACTTTTGCCTATTGTATtttccctgcagctgcaggttgTGTTTCGTCTCTGTTATTcgtcagggtttttttttttttgtttttgcttgtaaCAACTTTAACAGCTGCAGTCTCACAACCCAGTTGAGCTAAATCcagttttctttattattaatattacacaTTTTCCATCCTTACCAAGGGGCTTGATGGtgttctcctccgtctccttctccttgtTGGGCTTCCCACTGGACATCAGCGCGGCTATGGAGAAAGCGTTTGCCCGGGAGGAGAGCTGCGGTTTCGGGGAGGACGTGTACTCCATGTCGGTGGCAAAAAAGGCTTcgaccaacaacaaaaaataatcccccttttaaatacaaaaaaatgaaataaaataaaaaaatccaacaGAAATGCTCAACTCCACGTAGAAGAATAAGGCGAAAAAGGGTGAAGAGAAAACGCGGGCACGAGTTCGTCCTTGATCTGTCTCTCTGCGCGCAGTCCGCTCGCTGTTGCGGATAAACTCTCCCCCTCTTTGCGAACACTCGTCACAGGCGCGTCGTGCGTGTCGCCGGCTGCATGGTGGAGGACGTCGGAGGTGGACTGAACTCCACTGACTTCTGCGCGTCCCTGCGGTGTCAGATGTGCGCCAGCCTGCTCCGATCCTCCCTCCCCTTATAGTCCCCGGTGCGCCCTCCAATCGCTGCCTGCGCCTCCACGTCACGCTCCTCCACTGTCCCACAGCAGTCCTGATAGTGAGCAgccaattacccccccccccaccccccacaaaaaaacccCCAACAACAACCCCGGAGCTGTCAGGGGCCTTTTTTTTCATGCCAAAGATATGACCTCATGCTGTCTATAGTGTGGTGATGACAGTAGGACGGGATAAACATGGGGTGAGGGAACTTTGCACCCATTGCACAATATACAGGAGGGAAATACAAACTTTATTTTACTGTGTGTACCCCTCTCGCGGGCCCTTGGAGGGGCCCCGGAGCTCACAGGAGATCACACCGGGAGCCAGAGACGTGCTATTTGATCATTAACGGCAGCAGAAAGGTATCGATGAAAAGCTTGACTTTTCTCCGTCCTGtagcatcaaaaacaaaaaaataatgtggAAATATTCAgagctttgttttgaaaaataaaaagaacgtgAGTCCAACCCGAGTGTCTGAAAGATATTGATCGCCAATCAACCGCTCTTAGTTACTTTGCCATAATATGTGTCACAAACAGAATATCACCTCCTGCCCAGTTTTTTAACGGCACAATGCAATCCAACATATTCCTAAATGAGCTTTTATCCTTTTC
This genomic stretch from Gasterosteus aculeatus chromosome 20, fGasAcu3.hap1.1, whole genome shotgun sequence harbors:
- the tbx20 gene encoding T-box transcription factor TBX20 isoform X2 yields the protein MEYTSSPKPQLSSRANAFSIAALMSSGKPNKEKETEENTIKPLEQFVEKSSCNQQSLADLSSLDGHGDFSGGAPAVCTEPLIPTNPGIPSEEMAKISCSLETKELWDKFHELGTEMIITKSGRRMFPTIRVSFSGVDQDSKYIVLMDIVPVDNKRYRYAYHRSSWLVAGKADPPLPARLYVHPDSPFTGEQLVKQMVSFEKVKLTNNELDQHGHIILNSMHKYQPRVHIIKKKEHTASLLNLKSEEFRTFVFVETVFTAVTAYQNQLITKLKIDSNPFAKGFRDSSRLTDMERESVENLIHKHSYARSPIRTYAGDEENLGEDGLGGHTRGSAFSASDNLSLSSWVTTTSGFSGFQHPQSLSAMGAGAGSLPHPIQGSLPPYSRLGMPLTPTALAGSMQGSGPSFPSFHMPRYHHYFQQGPYAAIQGLRHSSTVMTPFV
- the tbx20 gene encoding T-box transcription factor TBX20 isoform X1, with protein sequence MEYTSSPKPQLSSRANAFSIAALMSSGKPNKEKETEENTIKPLEQFVEKSSCNQQSLADLSSLDGHGDFSGGAPAVCTEPLIPTNPGIPSEEMAKISCSLETKELWDKFHELGTEMIITKSGRRMFPTIRVSFSGVDQDSKYIVLMDIVPVDNKRYRYAYHRSSWLVAGKADPPLPARLYVHPDSPFTGEQLVKQMVSFEKVKLTNNELDQHGHIILNSMHKYQPRVHIIKKKEHTASLLNLKSEEFRTFVFVETVFTAVTAYQNQLITKLKIDSNPFAKGFRDSSRLTDMESRESVENLIHKHSYARSPIRTYAGDEENLGEDGLGGHTRGSAFSASDNLSLSSWVTTTSGFSGFQHPQSLSAMGAGAGSLPHPIQGSLPPYSRLGMPLTPTALAGSMQGSGPSFPSFHMPRYHHYFQQGPYAAIQGLRHSSTVMTPFV